A region of the Anastrepha obliqua isolate idAnaObli1 unplaced genomic scaffold, idAnaObli1_1.0 ptg000012l, whole genome shotgun sequence genome:
ttatttttgcaactatGTTGTGTCAAAGTGTATATTCTGTGCCTGCTAAAATTTGACATCCTGCGGTTATGTGGTCTATTGTTTCTGGGTGTATTTGGCATCTTCGACATTTGTCGTTAGTTATACTTGGGTCTTTGATAATgtatttttgatagtttttggtGAGAATTACTTGGTCTTGAACGGCAATTATAAACCCTTCCGTTTCAGGATGAAGCTCTCTTCTCTGAAGCCAAGTGTAGCTATTcattttgtcaatatttgggTCTTCCATAAGATGTAAGTGTTTTCCGTGTAACTGTTTCTGTGCCcaaatagttttcttttcgTCAACAGTTGTTTGGGTGATTGTTATTTCAGTGTTTTGTAGGTTTAGTGGGGTGTAGTGCTTATCTGCAAGGACTATTGCTTTGTGTAGATCAGATGTGTGGGTGTGGAAAAATTGTCTTAATGTTGAGATTTGGCTATTGTGAAGGTTTTGGATATCAATGAATCCTCTTCCTCCTTGTAGTCTTGGTATTGTAAGTCTCTGTGTGCATGAGTTGGGGTGAAGTTTTCTATGTTTGGTAAGTTGTCTTCTCGTTGTTCTTTCCAGGTTGTCAATATCAGTTTTGGTCCAGTTTATTATTCCAAAGGAGTAAGTGAGTATTGGTATGGCATAGGTGTTGATTGCTTTACAGAGGTTTTTGGAATTTAGTTGTGTTTTAAGTATCTGGTTAAGGCGTTTTTTGTATTGCAGTGAAAGGTGGTTTTTAATAGAGGTGTGGtatatttttgtactttgttGGAATCCAAGATACTTGTACGTCTCATGTTCTTCCATGTTTTCAAGGATTTGATCGTTTAACGTTTCAGTCAGTGTGTCAGTCCATTTTCCTTTCTCTATGTGTTGTGCTTTACATTTACTGATgccaaaactcatttttatatCGTTTGTTATTTgttctgttatttttaaaagtgcTTTTAGGTGTGTTTGTGTGGAGGCGTATAGTTTGATGTCGTCCATGTATAGAAGATGGTTTATCGTGTGTTTTGTAGTCTTTTCGTGTATTATATTGTATCCATATCTTGTGTTGCTGAGGGTGTTGGAAAGAGGGTTCAGACAGAGACAAAACCAAAGAGCACTTAGAGAGTCACCTTGGAAGATTCCTTTTTTTATGTCTATTTgttctgtttttattgtttctgacgatgttattagatttatttgtgttttccaTTTATTCATTGTGTTTTGTAGAAAGTTTATTAGTTTTGGgtgtattttgtatatttgaagCACTTTGATTAACCAGCTATGTGGCACGGAGTCGAAAGCTTTCTGGTAGTCTATGTAGCATGAATGTAGGTTCCGTTGTTTTGATGTGGCTTGTTTCATAATTGTTGTGTCAATTATAAGTTGCTCCTTGCAGccctgactgttttttttgcaTCCTTTTTGTTCATCAGTTATGACGTTTTGTTGTGTTAGATGAGTTTCTATTTTCGAGGAAATTGTGGAGgtgattattttatatagtgTAGGTAGGCATGTTATTGGTCTATAGTTGGACGGGTTggtagtttcattattttttagtttgatGTATGTTTTGCCTATTGTAAGAAATTCTGGTAGGGTTTGTGGTTggtctattattttattaattgctaGTGCTAGGTGATGGTGTGTTGAGGTGAACTTTTTGTACCAGAAATTTTGGACGTTATCTATTCCTGGACATTTCCAATTGTGAGTTTTATTGATTATGTTCGTTAGTTCCTCTGTTGACAGTGCGATATTGTGTTGTGGTTGTAGATCTTTTTGTCGGTGTTCTTCTTGGCGAATCCATGTATCTGATTTGTTGTGCTGAGTAGGTATTGACCATATGTTTTTCCAGTAATTCgttatttgttcttttgttgGTGGGATAATTTGAAAGTCTTCTTTGGatgctaattttttgtaaaaagtcttTCGGTATCccctcaaaactaatacggctatgtaagatgacgttgacgttgctcaacaccagcagcgccgtcagaattgggaagaacctctccgagccgtttgataccaaacgaggtttcagacagggtgactcgctgtcgtgtgacttctttaacctgatgttggagagcatcgtacgagccgcagaacttaatcgctcaggcacaattttttataagagcgtacaattgctggcgtatgccgatgatattgatatcatcggccttaacaaccgcgctgttagttctgccttctccaaactggataaagaggcaaagcgaatgggtttggtggtgaacgaggacaaaacgaacagtcggcgcactcgcgtatcggcacccacgtcactgttgacagttataattttgaggttgtaaaagacttcgtgtatttaggaatcagcatttacaccgataacaatgtcagccttaaaatccaacgtagaatctctcttgccaacaagtgctactttggactaagtaggcaattgagcagtaaagtcctctctcgtcgaacaaaactaacactctacaggactctcatcatgcccgtcctaacgtatggcgcagaagcttggacgatgactacatccgatgaagcgactcttggagtattcgagagaaagattctgcgtaagatttttggacctttgcacattggcaacggcgaatatcgtagacgatggaacgatgagctgtatgagctttacgacgaaatggacatagcgcagcgaataaagatccagcggcttcgttggctgggtcatgtcgtccgaatggatacaaacgctccggctttgaaagtattcgatgcggtacaagctggtggtagcagaggaagaggaaggcctcctctgcgttgggaagatcaggtggataaggacttggcttcacttggtgtgtccaattggcgccggttagcacgagaaagaaacgactggcgcgctttgtaaatctcggccaaaatagcgtaagcggttatcgcgccaattaagaagaagaagaagaatattcctGTTACTGAAATAATAATTGGTActattttcacttcattttgtttCCATATAATTTTGATTTCTTGCGCAAGCTCtgtgtatttttcaattttttctgtatatttgcTGTGTATATTAACGTTATTAGGGACACTTATTTCAATAAACTGTgtggttttttctttcttatctaTTATTGTTATATCTGGTCTATTGCATATTATTGTCTTATCAGTGTATGTGGTTCTGTCCCAGTATAGTTTAAAGTCTTCGTTTTCTAGTATGGTTTCAAGTGTATATTCATAATATCGTGCTGTGTCATTGGTTAAGTGGAGAAATGTGGCTATTTCCTTGTGGATGATTTTGGCTACTGTATTGTGTCTTTGTGTGTATTTTGTCCCAGCGAGCATTGTGCATCCCGCTGTTATGTGGTCTATAGTTTCTGTGTGTATGTTACATTTACGACATCTGTCGGATGTGATGGTTGAatcttttattatgtattttctgTAGTTTTTTGTGGCTATGATTTGGTCTTCTATTCCAATGATGAATCCTTCTGTTTCTGCTTGTTAGCCACGTATATGGGTTTTGCTGATCTATGTTGACATTGTTAACTATATGTGGATGTTTTccgtgtatttgtttttgtttccatgCTGCTAGGGTTTCTTCTATTGTATGTTTTGGTAGAATAAGTCTTTGGTTGTTGAGGTTAAGGGGCGTTAGTTCTTTGTCTGCTAGTACTATTGCTTTATGAAGGGATGTGTCTTGGTTGTAGAAGTATGttcttaagttatttatttggttGTTGTGCAGCTGATGGATATCAATAAGTCCCCTTCCTCCATTTGTTCTGGGTATTGTTATACGCTCTTTACATGAATGTGGGTGAtgtttattatgttttgttaatttcgttCTTGTGGCTATCTATAGATTTTCGATATCTGTATTACTCCACTTGATTACTCCAAAAGAGTATGTTAACAGCGGTATCGCATATGTATTCATGgctttaaaaaggtttttcgagTTCAAGTAGCTTTTCAGGATCTTATTTATACGGATACGCAGCGGTTAATTCTTTTTTAGTTGTTGTAtggtctatttttatattttgtttaaaacctAGGTATTTATAAAACTCATTTTCTTCCATGTTTAGGAGAGTTTCATTATTTAGTGTTTCTATTGTGTTTCTGTTCGTCCATTGTCCGCGTTCTATATGCTGGGTTTTGCATTTATCTATTCCAAATTCCATTTTTATGTCTATAGTAAATTTCtcagttatttttattaatctttgTAGTTCTTGTTAATTTTTCGCATATAACTTTATATCGTCCATGTATAATAGGTGATTTATTTTgtggatattttgtttttgactttttatatcaaatccatattttgttttattgagtaTGTTTGAGAGTGGATTCAGACATATGAAAACCATAGCGCACTTAGTGCATCTCCTTGAAATATTCCGGTTTCTATTTTAATTGCATCTGTTATTATATTTATGGATGgggtttgtaaatgtattttttttgtccagttttccatatttatagaggtgataacgtcttataattcgatttagccggctgcacgcacaaaaaaatgtgtcgttaccttgctcattagtgttcccttgctcatttgtcgttaccttgctcatttgtcgttaccttgctcattgccgttaccttgaatgaactgcaagtgaaagcgcggaacgaacgacaaagcaaacaaagcaaacgaacggcaacgttcgacatcttgctctctcctacttaagtgagcgtatatattatattatatgtatgtatatgcgcatatgtacatatataaattcacgtatttgtatttgcatatgccttcttattgattattattaatttgatttacttgaagaatttaaaataaaaccaagtttgttaataatacctgttgttttaatgttattattattaatttttgtattatatatgatggaaaaaatgtatagtaatatttaccacataacttataagatatgttgtatactaatatatgtatataaacatgcatatacatatacaatttcgcgcaattttcaaaaacaacaaatctatatgtaaatatgcattcaagtcatatggacatatcaaatatacgaatctattccgtacgcaagcaaatgtaagctaatgtgcttgaattCACATactgcatatgccttcttcctgtgtgcatggtaatgaaccatttctctgttgagaataggacaatgataggaaaaataggaaatgaaagggagtgtttcaagTGTAATATGTCTTgagaaagtcaaatcgatgatgatgcctcttagtgttgttgacttattaacgtctgatggacaatcgaaattgaagatatctttcatgaatttgataaatgtttagtcatttttcacgtttgtgtaaatgtaacttgacctattccattgcaattccatttacctcctcctctatatccatacaaaatatctatcaaacaaataaaattaaaattttgttttgaaaattgcaaccattccatcaatattttcttatgacgttgtcacgttaaactatcgtcagaaaaccgactttacagacaacctcttttttttaaggaattgtatatattttgggtgtattttatataattttagaaCTTGTAACAGCCAGCTATGTGGTATTTTGTCCAACGCTTTTTTGTAGTCAATATAACATGTATGTAGATTTCGTTGTTCTTTAATGGCTTGTTGTGTGATTGTTTggtctattattatttgttcttTACAGCCTTGACTTTGTTTTCTGCATCctttttgttcatttgttaAAATGTTATTGTTTATTAGGTGCGTGTATATTTTTTGGAACATTAATGATGTGATAattttgtaaagagtggtttaatAAATGTTATTCCTTGAGTAAGAAAAGCTGGTAGAGTGTTTGATTGGTTTATTGTAtcgtttattaattttagtagTCTATTGTGTGTCGATGTTATTGTTTTGTACCAATAGTTGTGGATGTGGTCTATTCCGGGATATTTCCAATTGTGTGTGTTTCTGATGGTTCTTGTAAGTTCTGGTAGGGTTATTGTGATGTTTTCTTGTGTTGGGATAGTACTGTgtgtttcttcttcttgttttatccatgtgttattgttattatgttCTTCATATTTTGTTCATATATCTTTCCagtatgtttgtatttgttgttttgttggagGACTTATGTTTAATTGATGATTGTTTTCTGTTAGAGCTTTATAAAAGGTTTTTTCGTTGTCCTAAAATATTCTATTTGGTTTCTTCCGTTCGTTTGATTCTTTATATTTACGTAGCCTATATGcatatacttttaatttttgtttcaaagtatCCAGCGTGATGGGAAGGGATTCGCTCTTCCCTGTCAACCGCTTCAAGTGTTTTATGACTTTCTTCGATGTATTTCCTCTATTGTGTTGTGTGATTATTGCTAtgtcttttcttaatttattgatttttgtatttaagcGAGTTTGCCATTTTGGGGCTCGTTTTCTGGTTATTGTGTGTTTATTGTTggatattttttgttgatttagttCTATTACTGTTGTTGCGACTGTGTATATCAATGTTTGGTATTCTTCCAGGTTCTGCGTTTCTTCTAAATATGTTTGGTTGTCCGTTAGATATCGAtttatataacatatatatgtgtttgtatattctttaaaaattaattttggaagTGAAGGTCTGGTTGTTGGGtccaaatttttccattttattgtgtttgtcattagtttgttttctatttcttcTGTTGTGTGGTGTGTGTTTGGGACCGGGATAGTACACTGTGTGGGACCGCCCATTGatgtgttgttattattattatatgttaCTTCGATTGCTTCGTGTTGCTCTGTTGATATTGCACGTGTTTGTGTTGGTTGTGTGTTTAGGCGTGTTGTTGCCTGTGGTTCATCTAATAAAGACTGAGTTTGTGTTGATGGTGGCTTAAAGTGTGCTGCTACTACTTGTttgatgttttcaatttcaatatctgATAAACGCTTGTTTACAATGATGGTCCTTTTCTGATCTACTAGTCTCTGTGAGGTGATTACGTCTTCAAATTGTGGATATATTTGAAGAAATAAGTTCCGCATTTCGTCTTTGTACCCTATTTTATTGGATTCCATTTTTGTTGCTTGATAGTAGCATCGCATAACTGTGGTGTTCATTTCTGTTGTCCATGCTAAGCGCTGCCGGGGCTTTCCAGCTTTTGTGGTTGCAGGTTGACCATGCAAAACACTTTGTGCTGGTTGGTTTTGGGTTATCCGGTTGTCTTCTTGATCGGGCTGTTAGTTCCCGCACCGATCCCGATTATTGCGGTGCTCGTCCGACGCTTGTGTTCTTCTTCTTGGAACTATTTTCACGTCTATTGGGTAGTTGGATCATTAAGATGGTTGACTATGGTACCTTGGGGGCGTCGCTCCCCATTACATCTCTTTCGATCTATTCCTTGCGGCTAAAATTGGTTCACAGTTTTCCTTCTGGGTTCACAGTATCCTTCAGACATACATTTTACTAGCCTGCATGTTTGGCATTCAGACGGTAGGTTTGTTGTTCTCTCGTCCGGACTAGGGACAGCGGGGTTCTCACACCCGTCGCACCTTTTTGGGGATgcccttattattattattattattatccacGCCACTCTCCCCCCCGCATACCGCGCGAGGCGGGGTCCATTTTCACCGAGCACAACGGCAGTTTCGGACCGCAAGTCGTGTCGGcacttttctatattttgttagttttggtttaaaaattttcgagttatcCGTGTCGTTTACATGATTATCGCTCTTTGAATTGTATGGTGGATGTTTTGTTCTAGTTCTATTGTTTTTATGtggtttgtaaatgtatttgcgGTTAAGCCAGTTGCGGATATTATTATTGGTACTATATTAACTTTTCGTTGCTTCcatagttgttttatttcaattgcgaTTGGagtatatttagaaattttttcttgttctttttggattaaattattgtcattagGGACTGCAACATCAATGAGatatgtttctttttgttttttgtttataagtgTGATGTCTGGTCTATTGCTTGTAACTGTTAAATCCGTAAGGATCGCTCTGTCCCagtaaagctttatttcttcgtTTTCCATTACGTTTTGAGGTACATATTTGTAGTAAGGTTCATCGGTGTTGTTTGTTAACTTATATTTGATGGCCAGTTGTTGATGGATTATTTTGGTTGCTATATTGTGTCTCTCAGTGTAATCGGTTCCTGCAAGTATTGAGCATCCACTTACGatgtgttctatagtctctctTTGCTGATAGCATTTTCTGCAAATATCGGAATCTAAGCGCTCTTTGAGGATGTATTTCCTGTAGTTCTTCGTTGCGATTACTCCGTCTTGAATTGCTAGCAGAAACCCTTCAGTTTCCGGAAACAGACGACCTTGTGTTAACCATTTGTAGGAGAGTTCTGTGTTTATTCTACTATTAAGCATTATGTTGATATGTTTTCCATGTATTGGTTTTTGTTTCCACGTTTGTTTCTTTGACTCAGTTGTTATTATTTGTGTGGTGATGTTTTCCTGTTTTAAGTTTAGTGGGGTGAAATCATCATCTGCCTTGGCTATTGCTTTGTGTAGTTGTGTTTGTTGGTTGTGAAAGTATTctcttagattttttatttgtgtattgtGTAATGCATGTATATCAATAAGTCCTCTTCCACCTTCCTTCCGTTTGATCGTGATCCGCTCTGTACACGAATTCGGGTGCAGGTAGCGATGTTTTGTTAGAGTTGTTCTTGTTAATCTATTGAGACTTTCGAGATCCGTATCTGTCCATTTAATAATTCCGAATGAATATGATAATATGGGTATCGCGAATGTGTTTACGGCTTTAAATGTATTAAGTGCGTTTAGCTGGGTTTTAAGTATAAGTTTGAGCCTGTGCctatatgcattttttaattgatttttaatcacCCCGTGgttaattttcgtattttgttcaAAACCGAGGTATTTGTATGTTTCGTCAGCTTTCATATTACTGAGGATTTCACCATCCAGTGTCTCGTTTTGTTGTTGAAGCGTTAATTTTCCTCGTTCTATGTGTacaagtttgcatttttcaattcCGAATTCCATTCCAATGTTTGCCGTGGTTTTTTCAACTATTCTCAGAATACTTTGCATTTGTGTTAAATTAggtgcatacatttttatgtcgTCCATGTATagtaaatgatttattttgtgTAGTGTTTGCTTACTGTGTTTTATTTGCAAACCATACTGCGTGTTATTTAATGCATTTGAGATGGGGTTTAATCCCAGACAAAACCAAAGCGCACTTAAAGAATCGCCTTGAAAGATAcctgtgtttatttttatttcgtttgttttaattttattcattccGTTATTGAGATAAATCGTAGTTCTCCAAGATTGCATTGCACTTTTAATGAAGTTTATTATTTGTAggtcaattttatatatttcaaggACTTTTTGTAACCATATGTGGGGTATTGAGTCAAATGCTTTTTTATAATCGATATAACATGTTACAAGATTTCTTTGAGACTTTTCGGTTTGTTTCATTATTACACTATCAATAATAAGTTGCTCTTTACACCCTTGACTATGTTTCCTGCATCCTTTTTGTTCTTCTGTAAGTATGTTGTGTTGTTTGATATGTTTCTCTATTTTTGTGGTTATTATTgatgttataattttatatagagtCGGTAAACAAGTTATAGGTCTGTAGTTTTTTGGATTTTGGGTATCTGAGTTTTTAGGtattataaatgtttttccaTGTGTGAGAAATTTCGGTAACTCCTCTGGTTTActtaaaatatagtttatttgtATTGTCAATGTGCTATGAAGTGCTGTAAACTGTTTGTACCAGAAATTGTGAATATGGTCGGTTCCGGATGCTTTCCagttatgagtttgtttgataaTATTTGTAAGCTGAGTTGTGGTTATTGAGTGGTCTATTTGTTGTGGTATATGTAAATGGTTTTGCTTTTCTGTTTTAATCCAGAAAGCATCTTCTTCTATTGTCTTTGAGTGCGACCAGATGGATTTCCAAAAGTCTTCTATCTGGGCCTTGCAGGGAGGTATCATGTCAATGCTATTGTCTCGTGtcaaattcttgaaaaattgtctttgattaaTGTTGAATTGATTATTATGTGTGTGTctatcatttgattttttatatcgtTTCAGTATCTTTGCATACACTGAGAGTTGTTGTTTCATTTTGTCCATTGTTTCGCATGTATTTTCGTTGCGATTTGCTATAATGTGCTTAGTGTTGGTGATAAGTTTTTTTGATCGTAAACCTGATATATATTGCGTTAGTCTACCTATGTTTTTTCTGAGCGCGTTGATTTTGTTTTCCAGTCTAATTTCCCATTTCGGTTTATTGTTGAGTTTTTTGTTCTTGATATTCTTATcggtataaattttttgattgttATTTAATATGATTACTGTGGCTGCAGCATATATCAGTAGATGTGTTTCTGATATGGTTTGTAGGTTTAATGCAGATGTTCCAGCACAGAGTTTATATTGGAAATAAGGTGCTTggtatttctattaaatttgagttttggtAGTTGGTATTTATTTTCGGGTTCAATGTCTTGCCACTTTATTAATTGTTCTTGTAATTCTttctcatatttatttattgctatatTCTCttcgttgttatttttattattgttacagttgttattgtttattaaaGTAGTTTGTAGAGTTGGGGTATTATTATCATTTGTGTTATTGTTTTGAATTTCTATATGTTCACTGTGTTGAGCAGTATTATTTGGGTTATTGGTTTCCAGTTGTGATTCTATTgctgagttgttgttgttatcctGACTGCCACTTTGTAATTCTTTTGCAATTTcctcttttatattttgcagttCTACAGCTGTTAGACGATTGTTTGTTACAATAGTGCGTTTCTGGTCTACTACTCTCTGTTGGGTTATGTTTGCATATTGAGGGTATATTTCAACGAATAATCTATGCAAATCTTCACGGTAtccagttttatttgtttctatgtTGGTGCTTTTGTAATAACATCGCATGACATTTATATTCATTTCTCGTGTCCAAGTCAtacgtttattattattattattattcccacGCCACTCTCCCCCCCGCATACCGCGCGAGGCGGGGTCCATTTTCACCGAGCACGACGGCAGTTTCGTGCTGCAAGTCGTGtcggcacttttttttttttgtgttatgttttgtattattttattaatatttatgtcagtgtttatttatttatgtcaatgtttttctaataatgtTGCATGTTTTTAAAATGACTGCTTTTTGTATCTTATGATGTATAATTGGGTTGATGTTGagttgttttaagtttttaataaatgttttgtggagtattccagttgctgaaatcacaaatggaattgtttttacagttttttgtttccatattcgttttatttcttgcgttagttcactatatttttcaattttttctacatattttctgtgTATGTTGGTATCATTTGGGGTGCTGATTTCTATGAAGtatgttattttgtttattttatttattaaagtaataTCCGGTCTATTGCTTATTACAGTTTTATCGGTGTGTATTGTAGTGTCCCAGTATAGGGTATGTTCTTCATTGTCTAAGATGTTTGAAGGGATATATTTGTAATATGGATCTTTGTTTTCTTGTAAATGTTGTTTATTGGCTATTTCTTGatgtattatttttgcattattattattattatttttattattattactattattattataattattattatagagTTACTCCATCTCGGTAGGGTTCGCAACTACCGGAGATAACATGTGTCCCGGATATCGGTATCAAGGGACAATGCTCTGTTGTTTTGTGTTAAGAGTGTTGCAAgagtgtaaaattttaatagatcTGGTTTAGAAAGGACCTTACTATATTACAAGTTTTCAGTATAACagctttttgtatttgtgcgtgtgttttttcgtttatatttattgattttaggtTTTGTATGAAAGTGTTGTATAATATTCCTGTTGCTGAAATAATAATTGGTActattttcacttcattttgtttcgtttttgatTTCTTGTGCAAGCTtcatgcattttaaaattttttctgtatatttgcTGTGTATATTAACGTCACTAGGGACACTTATTTCAATTAACTGTgtggttttttctttcttatctaTTATTGT
Encoded here:
- the LOC129251368 gene encoding GATA zinc finger domain-containing protein 15-like; this encodes MDPASRGMRGGEWRGNNNNNNKRMTWTREMNINVMRCYYKSTNIETNKTGYREDLHRLFVEIYPQYANITQQRVVDQKRTIVTNNRLTAVELQNIKEEIAKELQSGSQDNNNNSAIESQLETNNPNNTAQHSEHIEIQNNNTNDNNTPTLQTTLINNNNCNNNKNNNEENIAINKYEKELQEQLIKWQDIEPENKYQLPKLKFNRNTKHLISNINSVLEHLH